The Fusobacterium polymorphum genome segment GACTTCCACATTTTGGGCATACTCCTATTGTTTCTTTTTCTTGCTTCTGTCTTGAAAATTCAGAAGAAATAGTTTTATGTTCAGAATTTATAATTATTTTAACATCTTCAAGAACAGATAAAGTAAGATCTTCTATTTTAGCTTCACCTCTAGCTATTTTTTCTTGAATACTCCACCATAAAGCTGTTGAATCAGGTGTTTTTAAAGATTCTGGTAGTATTTTTAAATATTCTTTGGCCAGTTCTGTTGAAACTATTTTTTCTTCTTTTCTAGTTAAAAATCCTTTTTCAATAAGTCCTTCAAGTATTCCAGGTATTGTTGCTACTGTTCCTATACTTCCATTTACATCTTTTCTATCTTTATCCTTACTTTTAAGTAATTCTCTTATTTCAGAATCTTTTACATACTTTGCTATATTATTTAAATCTTTAATTAAAGTTGCCTCTGTATAAGGTTTTTTAGCTACTGTTTCTTTTTCTTCTATAAAAAAATTTGCTTGGCTTACCTCTATTTGATATTCTCCAGCTGGAATTTCAGATAAATTATTTTCTATTTTACTTTCAATTTCTTCTTCATTTTCATTATCTTCATCATCTAAAATTTTAAAATATTTTGTATATCCTGGTTCCAAAATTTTTGTTGAGCCTTTTTTAAATATTATTTCTTCTATTTCTGCTTTTGCTTCAGTTTTCTCAACTTTTATTTTTTCTAAAAACTGAATAAAATATCTCTCAGCTATTAATTTATAAATATTTTTTTCTTCTTCAGAAAAACTTTCAAAATTTCCAGCTCCTGTTGGAATAATCCCATGATGAGGTACTGAATATTTATCATTGAAGCATTTATTTTTTTGGCTAAAATTAAAAGTTGCTGTAAAATTAAATTTTTGAGCTACTACTGGAATTATTTTAGGAGCTTCTTTAAAATGTTCTTCTGTTAAGTAACTAGAATTAGATCTATTATATGTAATGGCTTTATGTTTATCTCTCAAGCTTTGAGTAATATCCATTACCTTTTGGGTAGTATACTTAAAGAGAGTTGCTGCATCTGATTCTAAATCACTTAAATTATATGGTAATGGTGTTTCCCTATAATTTTCTTTTTTACTCACAACTAAATTAGAAATTTTATCTCCAATCTTATTAATTAGCTCTTCATGAATAGATTTATCTGTTATTTTTTCTTTTGTGTAATACTTTAAATCTATATCAATATTATTTATATTTGTTTTTAAATATAAATTATAGTATTTTTCTTTTATATGATTTTTTATTTCATTATCCCTATTTACTACAAGTGTCATTGTGGGAGTTTGAACTCTTCCAACACTTAATTTAGCATTATTTATAATAGAATAGTATCTACTTAAAGAAAAGCCTACAATCATATCAGCTATTGCTCTTGCTTCAGCTGATTTCCCAAGTGGAATGTAGTTAGAGTTATCATCTATCTTTGAAAATGCTTTTTTTACCCCTCCAAGAGTATTATCATTAACTATAAGCCTTTTTACTGGTTTTTTATTTGAACAATATTCAAGAACTTCATCAACAAGATATTGACC includes the following:
- a CDS encoding type IA DNA topoisomerase; the protein is MKLIIAEKKELAEAIVAAIPGDKKYKGNSITVGDYITCWIYGHILVHKEPEEIDPSLKKWTLESLPIYFPKWDKKPLPNKIELFNSVKELMHSNQVTEIIHAGDGDSEGQYLVDEVLEYCSNKKPVKRLIVNDNTLGGVKKAFSKIDDNSNYIPLGKSAEARAIADMIVGFSLSRYYSIINNAKLSVGRVQTPTMTLVVNRDNEIKNHIKEKYYNLYLKTNINNIDIDLKYYTKEKITDKSIHEELINKIGDKISNLVVSKKENYRETPLPYNLSDLESDAATLFKYTTQKVMDITQSLRDKHKAITYNRSNSSYLTEEHFKEAPKIIPVVAQKFNFTATFNFSQKNKCFNDKYSVPHHGIIPTGAGNFESFSEEEKNIYKLIAERYFIQFLEKIKVEKTEAKAEIEEIIFKKGSTKILEPGYTKYFKILDDEDNENEEEIESKIENNLSEIPAGEYQIEVSQANFFIEEKETVAKKPYTEATLIKDLNNIAKYVKDSEIRELLKSKDKDRKDVNGSIGTVATIPGILEGLIEKGFLTRKEEKIVSTELAKEYLKILPESLKTPDSTALWWSIQEKIARGEAKIEDLTLSVLEDVKIIINSEHKTISSEFSRQKQEKETIGVCPKCGSPIYEGEKNFYCSGYKTGCDFKLWKKIKVFNQKEVTITKQDAKTLLNKGKILITGLTNKAGKKYKANFKLEVSDKYVNLSLDSFVN